Below is a window of Agrobacterium vitis DNA.
CGTTACGCCATTCGGCCATACGGCGGCGATCTGCATCTGGCCGCGTTTCGTAGCACAGGCGCGCGGCTTGCTTGGTCATGACGGCCAGGTGAAGATCGCAACGGTGGTCAATTTCCCTTCGGGCGATCTTGAGGTTGCGGCGGTGGTCGCAGAAACCGAAGCGGCTCTGGCCGACGGCGCCAATGAGATCGATCTGGTCATCCCCTACCGAGCTTTTATCGAAGGCGATGAAACGGCCGTGATGGAGATGATCCGGGCTGTGAGGGCGGTGATCGCCTCGCCCGCAATTCTCAAGGTCATTCTGGAAACCGGCGAGTTGAAAAGCGCCGCCCTGACCCGCCGTGCCTCGCAGATCGCGATTGCGGAAGGTGCCGATTTCATCAAGACATCGACCGGCAAGGTTACGGTCAACGCCACCCTTGAGGCAGCCGATATCATGCTCCAGGAAATCCGCGACAGTGGCCGCAAGGTCGGCTTCAAACCGGCGGGTGGCATTTCCACGGTCAAGGATGCGAGCCTGTATTTCCGCCACGCCAGCGCGATCATGGGTGAGGATTGGGTGATGCCCTCCACATTCCGTTTCGGCGCGTCGGGCCTGTTGAATGATATCCTGGCCATTCTATCTGGCGAAAAATCCTCGGCCCCAGCCAGCGGCTATTGATATGCAGGCTGTGGAGATCATTCGCCGCAAACGCGACGGAGCGGAGCTTTCCAGTGCCGATCTCCAAACCTTCATCCGCGCCCTGAGCCGGGATGAACTGTCGGAAGGGCAGATCGGCGCCTTTGCTATGGCGGTCTTCCTGCGAGGCATGAGCGATACCGAGACGGTGGCGCTGACCTTGGCGATGCGCGACAGCGGTACGGTTCTATCGTGGAAGACGGCGGGCCGTCCCGTGGCCGACAAGCATTCCACCGGCGGCGTCGGCGACAATGTCTCGTTGATGCTGGCGCCGATGATGGCCGCCTGCGGGCTGGCGGTGCCGATGATTTCCGGGCGGGGCCTTGGTCATACCGGGGGGACGTTGGACAAGCTGGAATCAATACCCGGCTATGATATTGCGCCGGATGCCTCGGTCTTCCATGCCTTGGTGGAGGAGATTGGCTGCGCCATCATCGGCCAGACCGCCGATCTCGCCCCCGCCGACAAGCGGCTTTACGCGGTCCGTGATGTCACGGCGACGGTGGAATCCGTGCCACTGATCACCGCCTCCATTCTCTCCAAGAAGCTCGCCAGCGGGTTGGAAAGCCTGGTGATGGATGTCAAGTTCGGCAATGGTGCCTTCATGGGGCAGGTCGAAGAGGCGCGGGTATTGGCGCGCTCACTGGTGGCGGTCGCCAATGGCGCAGGCACCAGAACCTCGGCGCTGCTGACCGATATGAACGAACCCTTGGCGGATTGTGCAGGCAATGCCGTGGAAATAGCCAATGCGGTCGCCTTCCTGAGAGGTGAAAAGGCGGGGACCCGGCTGGAAACCGTGACACTGGCGCTCGGTGCCGAAATGCTGGTCAATGCCGGGGTCGAGCCGGATCGTGAAGCTGCTGACATCAGGTGTCGTCAAGTCGTGGAAAACGGCAGGGCTGCCGAGATTTTCGGACGCATGGTGCATGGGCTGGGCGGGCCGGTGGATTTCATCGACAGGGTTGGGCAATATCTCCCCAAATCGGTGCTGGATATTCCGGTTCTTGCCACGCAATCCGGCTTCATTTCCACGGTTGCTACGCGCGATATCGGCCTTGCGGTGATCGACCTTGGTGGAGGTCGCCACCGCGCTTCAGACAGGATTGACCATTCTGTTGGCTTCAGCGGTTTCCTGCCGGCGGGGACCGCTGTTAGCAAAGGTGACGTTCTGGCTGTCGTCCATGCCGCCGATGAAGCCAGCGGCACCCGCGCTGCGCAGGTCATCGCGGCAAGTTTTGCCATCGGCGATGAGGCACCTGCACCGTGGCCTGCGGTGGTTGAACGGCTCAACTCTCAATCGTGAACTGCACCCTGTCGGCGGGAAAGCGCGTCACGGCATATTGCACCGGCACGCCGTCCATATCGGTGTTCAGGGCCTTGGTGATCATCACGATGGCACCGGGTGACAGGCCCAGTTCATCCCGGTCGGAAGGATCGGCGTGGACGGCGCTGATGTCGGTGCGCACACGCAGATAATCGGCAAGGCCGCAGGCGGCGAAGGCGGCGGTGATTGAGCCGCTCTGCCGATAGGCCACATTGATCCCTTCGAAACGGGGCAGGGGAAACCAGCTGGTGGAGCGTGATACCGCCCGGCCATCCGCTTTGCGCAGCACTTCCAGCCTGATCACCTGAACGCCGTCTGCCAATTGCAAATGGTCCATCAGCTCCGCACTGGGTGTCTCGACGGCGCTTTCCAGCAACAGGCCTTCCAACGCCCGCGCCTGACCGCCGATTCCGGGCGTGAAACGGGTGCGTTTTGAAATCGGAAAACTGATCCGATCACGCCGCTCGATCAGTGTGCCGCGTCCCTGAACCGCGCGCACGATCCCCTCCTGGGCAAGGGCCGCCAGCGCGCTGCGTACCGTATGTCTGTTGACGCCAAATTCTCCGGCCAGAATCGTTTCCGGCGGCACCATGCCCGTCGTGTCATAGGTGCCATCGCTGATCGATACCCGGATTCGATCGGCAATCTGACGCCAGAGCGCCACGCCGGTCTGTCTTTCGATTGCTTTTTGTCCCGCCACTTTCTGCACCGTCATGTCACACGCTTGTCATCCCGGAGGAATATTTGTAAAGATAAGTTGTATGGTTGTCTATATTAATAGACAAATGGAGGTTTGGCAATGGGCGCACGATCAAAAAGTGCAAATCCGGATGGTGTGCATCGAAAAAGAGTTGTTGACCTTTTGGCGGCGGCCCATCTGGACGAATTAAAGGTGCTGTGGAGCGCGCTGCCGTTGGCGCCGGAAGCACAATTCCTGCGCGGACCGGAGACTGGTCTGGTCATGGTACGTGGACGTATCGGTGGCGGCGGCGCGTCCTTCAATCTGGGCGAAGTAACGGTGACGCGGGCGACATGCAGGCTGGCCTCCGGCCAGGTCGGGCATGCTCAGGCACTGGGTACTTCCAAGGAAAAGGCGCGGCTCTCAGCAATTTTCGACGCGCTTTGGCAGGATGACGCGCATCGCGACAAGATTGAGCCGTTGTTGGCGGCTGTGGAGCGGCGCCTGAATGAGGGCGACCGCGTTAGAGCAGAACAGGTAGCGGCAACGAAGGTGGATTTCTTCACCATGGTCAGAGGAGAAGACTGATGCTCGAAGCGGAAAGCCTGACCGGCGGTTTTTCTCAGCCGGTATTTGAGGCGCAAAGCGTGTTTCGGGCCGTCATGGACGGTATGGCCCGGCCCGGCACCCACCAGAATGTTGCCTTGTCGCTGCAACCGCCAGCACCGTTCGGTCTGGCACAGGCGGCCATTGCTCTGACGCTGTGTGACGTCGACACCCGCGTCTGGCTGAGCGGCGGGCTTGGCAAAAGTGCCGTGCCCGCCTGGCT
It encodes the following:
- the deoC gene encoding deoxyribose-phosphate aldolase is translated as MDSRELRECAAVALSVLDLTNLKDDCRPEEIDELCTRAVTPFGHTAAICIWPRFVAQARGLLGHDGQVKIATVVNFPSGDLEVAAVVAETEAALADGANEIDLVIPYRAFIEGDETAVMEMIRAVRAVIASPAILKVILETGELKSAALTRRASQIAIAEGADFIKTSTGKVTVNATLEAADIMLQEIRDSGRKVGFKPAGGISTVKDASLYFRHASAIMGEDWVMPSTFRFGASGLLNDILAILSGEKSSAPASGY
- the deoA gene encoding thymidine phosphorylase, with product MQAVEIIRRKRDGAELSSADLQTFIRALSRDELSEGQIGAFAMAVFLRGMSDTETVALTLAMRDSGTVLSWKTAGRPVADKHSTGGVGDNVSLMLAPMMAACGLAVPMISGRGLGHTGGTLDKLESIPGYDIAPDASVFHALVEEIGCAIIGQTADLAPADKRLYAVRDVTATVESVPLITASILSKKLASGLESLVMDVKFGNGAFMGQVEEARVLARSLVAVANGAGTRTSALLTDMNEPLADCAGNAVEIANAVAFLRGEKAGTRLETVTLALGAEMLVNAGVEPDREAADIRCRQVVENGRAAEIFGRMVHGLGGPVDFIDRVGQYLPKSVLDIPVLATQSGFISTVATRDIGLAVIDLGGGRHRASDRIDHSVGFSGFLPAGTAVSKGDVLAVVHAADEASGTRAAQVIAASFAIGDEAPAPWPAVVERLNSQS
- the phnF gene encoding phosphonate metabolism transcriptional regulator PhnF, translated to MAGQKAIERQTGVALWRQIADRIRVSISDGTYDTTGMVPPETILAGEFGVNRHTVRSALAALAQEGIVRAVQGRGTLIERRDRISFPISKRTRFTPGIGGQARALEGLLLESAVETPSAELMDHLQLADGVQVIRLEVLRKADGRAVSRSTSWFPLPRFEGINVAYRQSGSITAAFAACGLADYLRVRTDISAVHADPSDRDELGLSPGAIVMITKALNTDMDGVPVQYAVTRFPADRVQFTIES
- the phnG gene encoding phosphonate C-P lyase system protein PhnG; translation: MGARSKSANPDGVHRKRVVDLLAAAHLDELKVLWSALPLAPEAQFLRGPETGLVMVRGRIGGGGASFNLGEVTVTRATCRLASGQVGHAQALGTSKEKARLSAIFDALWQDDAHRDKIEPLLAAVERRLNEGDRVRAEQVAATKVDFFTMVRGED